One window from the genome of Cryptococcus deuterogattii R265 chromosome 10, complete sequence encodes:
- a CDS encoding CMGC/CDK protein kinase, translating to MRFSSRDEEPEDGEVVEEDAVWKNPLATTKHLKGAPSVSSSQKASSYKKSRPSFIPSVDPTNDGEHRPRSPHHSRHYSSSHNRKVPYEDEERGSGLYHPLPKNPQTGQHPPSTAMREPDPRREDKYAEESRSPHRREGYYSSRKGEGRDYPPQLDRDRYGPARRVESGGDGGYGDRSRDRNQDRGGYRDRDDRRSYGRSSNSSTWGRPPREDYRDRRADELPRRPTGGRYREDSRERRPLDRDIDHRRSCSPVRIRSPGRSGDRPSTPVRDKERALSPNHGAKDVTSSRSHRSSPSHSSNHGDHNGEKGGGPIKLNRSRHRPSLPLKSVTTPPPRSPSAPPPPPPPDPPTAPPSPTEPPPPMPGHLSLEQTVPHAPNPRAQMATRPPSPKREEGEIRQETESVVFKFKLWTAEEELKALGKTFGGSSTLMRYNMGTKLGEGTFGVVTKAVENDTKRAVALKKITQHNFRDGAHITTLREIKILKSLQHPNVVPLLNMVISRHDNHSENTFIKNEVFMVFPYMDHDLCGLLSNNDFKVNHSGAKCIMKQLLDGMAYIHSNNIVHRDIKTANILVDKHGQIMIADFGLARPWTDNKKMPPHLATEYTNMVVTRWYRAPELLLGWCNYGPAVDIWSIGCVLGEMYLRKPILPGGGDREQLSMIFAKCGPLNEETWPGWQDLPGFPEAHGFAWDKTPRDTSILEESKSWHMDRGGADLLVKLLSLDPSKRPTASEALDHPWFWVSPKPAEAINLDFAASHEMSAWHKQPAAAPVQAPPQKAYHTQQAYQSQQAHHTQQVYQPQQPYVAYQSGYSNQQRGHSQGYQQQNANATRHNPAINPYAPSQVGSAQGYNQQPYIQAQGLSNMPPGADAYGGVNPYGAPVAYNNAPLPPSNMAFNGQSSFNGSGFPGGGGQPYSHPHQPYLPPGPPAIMHGSVNRPSRPPPPTNSEGRPLAAAPFPLAGGGGGGMKTFAPPPPFSLAGAGGGGRGGMAHREGRGGMPPTMKRPPSDSRRDLGGDHKRQRTEASLPYD from the exons ATGCGCTTCTCATCCCGGGATGAAGAGCCTGAAGACGGCGAGGttgtagaagaagacgcAGTCTGGAAAAACCCTTTGGCGACGACTAAACATTTGAAGGGCGCACCCTCTgtctcatcctctcagAAGGCATCCAGTTATAAGAAATCCAGgccatccttcatcccctccGTCGATCCTACAAATGACGGTGAACATCGCCCCCGATCTCCTCACCATTCACGGCactattcttcttctcataACAGGAAAGTCCCctatgaagatgaagagaggggCTCGGGGTTGTATCACCCCTTGCCGAAAAACCCCCAAACTGGACAACATCCGCCTTCGACAGCCATGAGAGAACCAGACCCgcgaagagaagacaagtATGCGGAGGAATCACGCTCTCCCCATCGCCGTGAAGGATACTATTCTTCcagaaaaggagagggacgGGATTACCCTCCCCAGCTTGACCGTGATCGCTATGGACCAGCAAGACGAGTTGAATCAGGAGGTGATGGTGGATACGGAGATCGAAGTCGAGACAGGAATCAGGATAGAGGCGGATACAGAGATAGGGATGACCGTCGTTCATATGGTCGTTCTTCGAATTCTTCAACTTGGGGAAGGCCTCCACGTGAAGATTATCGGGACCGGAGAGCGGATGAACTTCCTCGCCGTCCTACTGGAGGAAGGTATCGAGAAGATTCGCGCGAAAGACGTCCTCTAGATAGAGACATTGATCACCGCCGATCGTGCTCGCCTGTTCGCATACGCTCCCCTGGAAGATCTGGCGACCGGCCTTCGACTCCTGTACGAGATAAGGAGCGAGCATTATCACCAAACCATGGTGCTAAGGACGTCACATCCTCACGAAGTCATCGTTCAAGTCCCAGCCATTCATCTAACCATGGAGATCACAACGGTGAAAAAGGAGGTGGTCCCATAAAGCTCAACCGTAGCAGACATcgtccttccttgcctttgaAATCTGTTACTACACCGCCCCCTCGATCACCTTCTgcccctccaccacctcctccccctgATCCACCAACAgctccgccttctcccacCGAACCCCCGCCCCCAATGCCAGGGCACCTTTCTCTAGAACAAACAGTCCCTCATGCGCCAAACCCTCGTGCTCAAATGGCTACTCGGCCTCCATCCCCAAAacgggaagaaggagagataaGGCAGGAGACAGAATCCGTAGTTTTTAAATTCAAGTTATGGActgcagaggaagagctgaaGGCATTGGGTAAGACTTTTGGGGGATCGTCGACTTTGATGAGGTACAATATGGGAACTAAGCTTGGTGAAGGAACCTTTGG TGTTGTAACGAAGGCTGTTGAGAATGATACGAAAAGAGCAGTTGCGCTGAAAAAAATCACACAACATAATTTCCGTGACGGA GCTCATATTACGACACTGCGTGAAATCAAGATTCTAAAGAGCCTGCAACATCCAAACGTCGTTCCACTTTTAAATATGGTCATATCGCGAC ATGACAACCATTCTGAAAACACCTTTATTAAAAATGAGGTTTTCATGGTCTTCCCGTACATGGATCACGATTTATGTGGTTTGCTCAGTAACAATGATTTCAAGGTGAACCACTCAGGAGCAAAATGTATCATGAAACAGCTTCTGGACGGGATGGCATATATCCATTCCAACAACATTGTCCACCGAGATATCAAAACCGCCAATATCCTTGTTGATAAGCACGGTCAAATCATGATTGCCGACTTTGGTCTCGCTCGTCCATGGACGGACAACAAAAAGATGCCACCTCATCTAGCGACCGAGTATACCAACATGGTAGTTACGCGATGGTACCGTGCGCCTGAACTTCTTTTGGGATGGTGCAACTACGGTCCAGCTGTAGACATTTGGTCAATAGGCTGTGTGCTGGGAGAGATGTACCTGCGCAAACCGATTCTACCAGGTGGCGGGGATAGGGAACAATTGAGCATGATCTTTGCCAAATGTGGCCCATTGAATGAGGAGACTTGGCCGGGATGGCAGGATTTACCTGGTTTCCCAGAAGCGCATGGTTTCGCGTGGGATAAGACTCCGCGGGATACGAGTATTTTGGAGGAGAGCAAGTCGTGGCA TATGGACCGTGGTGGAGCAGATCTGCTGGTCAAGCTATTGTCCCTCGATCCGAGCAAGCGACCAACGGCGAGCGAGGCTCTTGATCACCCATGGTTCTGGGTCTCACCCAAACCGGCAGAAGC CATCAATCTTGACTTTGCAGCTTCACATGAAATGTCAGCCTGGCATAAGCAACCCGCTGCTGCTCCAGTCCAAGCACCACCGCAGAAGGCTTATCATACTCAACAAGCGTATCAATCTCAGCAAGCGCACCACACACAACAGGTCTACCAGCCTCAACAACCATATGTTGCTTATCAGTCTGGCTATAGCAACCAGCAGCGGGGCCACAGTCAGGGTtatcaacaacaaaatgcaaaTGCTACCAGGCATAATCCTGCCATCAATCCATACGCACCTTCCCAAGTAGGGAGTGCACAGGGATACAATCAGCAACCATACATACAAGCGCAGGGGTTATCAAACATGCCACCCGGTGCAGATGCCTATGGTGGGGTAAACCCGTACGGTGCCCCTGTCGCATACAATAATGCGCCGCTCCCTCCTTCTAATATGGCATTCAACGGGCAATCATCATTCAATGGAAGCGGATTCCCAGGCGGCGGGGGCCAACCGTATTCTCATCCACACCAACCATATCTTCCACCAGGCCCTCCAGCGATAATGCATGGCAGTGTCAATCGCCCCTCTCGACCGCCGCCTCCCACCAACAGTGAAGGACGGCCTCTAGCAGCGGCGCCTTTCCCGCtggcaggaggaggaggaggaggtatGAAAACTTTTGCGCCGCCGCCACCTTTCAGCTTGGCAGGTGCAGGTGGGGGTGGTAGAGGAGGTATGGCGCATCGGGAAGGTAGAGGAGGGATGCCACCtacgatgaagaggcctCCTTCCGATAGTCGAAGAGATCTTGGAGGGGATCATAAGAGGCAGAGAACAGAGGCATCATTACCTTATGATTGA
- a CDS encoding transcription activator snf2l1: MNPLLAASSAANPNNTSADDDKLSDYVPNSRDLSVSRAPSAGASEDAGHLNTAPQTPEPEEEEEEDELPEDELNEEELMDGKKITPSAAKRAAQASAKKAQTAERKAQHAEIGKKRSAIEQARFADSMKRFNYLLGQTELFQHFIDLKRQREPEFAQMLDEQIAKQAGKGKKKANDNRHRKSEKEEDEELLKDEEEDEPFVFEESPAYVKGGKMRDYQVQGLNWMVSLHHNGINGILADEMGLGKTLQTVSFIGYLKFHQGIPGPHLIIVPKSTLDNWAREVAKWVPGFNVVVLQGTKEERAELIARRILTQDFDVLITSYEMCLREKSTLKRFSWEYIIIDEAHRIKNVDSLLSQIIRTFVSRGRLLITGTPLQNNLQELWALLNFILPDVFSSSEDFDAWFKTKDEADPDAVVKQLHKVLRPFLLRRVKADVEHSLLPKKEINLYVGMTEMQRKWYKSLLEKDIDAVNGMTGKKEGKTRLLNIVMQLRKCCNHPYLFDGAEPGPPFTTDQHLVDNAGKMLILDKLLKSMKAKGSRVLIFSQMSRMLDILEDYCQFRGHQYCRIDGGTAHEDRIAAIDEYNAPGSEKFVFLLTTRAGGLGINLVTADIVVLFDSDWNPQADLQAMDRAHRIGQTKQVYVFRFITQDAVEERILERATQKLKLDQLVIQEGRAQQNAKVAQNKDDLLDMIQHGAEKIINNKESMLIDDDIDEIIRRGEEKTKEINSKYAGLDLDALNNFKSESLVNTWEGEDYGNRQQKRPLLWIEPSKRERKTNYSVDQYYRDSLKTGGPKADKPKVARAPKQVVVNDFQFYPPRLAELQNKETDWHRKSINYQVPVREPEEGETLEQVEAEQKEEQERIDNAVPLSEEEVAEKETLVGEGFHDWQRRHFQSFIRALEKYGRDDMEKVVTDVADRTEDEVREYAAVFFERYKELKDWERIMDRIRAGEEKIKEQQDRIDALHRKIKATRFPLQELKIVYGQNKGKAYSDEEDRFLLVRMHHHGIDRDDCYELIKRDIGEWPLFRFDWFFKSRTPDELRRRAQTLLLCIMKEDDKVEDEKKPIKGKKRPIDELKSGPGSRDTTPSAAGSKGSKKKKV; the protein is encoded by the exons ATG AACCCCCTATTAGCAGCCTCCAGCGCCGCAAACCCCAACAATACTTCCGCGGACGATGACAAGCTGTCAGACTATGTTCCCAACTCGCGCGATTTAAGCGTTTCTCGCGCT CCTTCAGCTGGAGCTTCCGAAGATGCAGGTCATCTTAATACCGCGCCACAAACACCCGAAcccgaggaggaagaagaagaggatgagcttcCCGAGGATGAATTGAACGAGGAGGAATtaatggatggaaag AAGATCACACCTTCTGCTGCCAAGCGTGCCGCCCAGGCCAGTGCGAAAAAGGCGCAAACagcagaaagaaaagctcAGCATGCGGAAATTGGTAAGAAGCGGAGTGCCATTGAGCAAGCAAGA TTTGCGGACTCTATGAAGAGATTCAACTACCTACTTGGACAAACCGAGCTTTTCCAACACTTTATTGATCTCAAG CGTCAACGAGAGCCCGAGTTTGCGCAAATGCTAGATGAGCAGATTGCCAAGCAAGCCGGTAAGGGTaaaaagaaggcaaa CGATAACCGACATCGCAAGtctgaaaaggaagaagatgaagaacttttaaaggatgaagaagaggatgaaccGTTCGTGTTTGAGGAGAGTCCAGCAT ATGTCAAGGGTGGTAAGATGCGAGATTACCAAGTTCAAGGTCTGAACTGGATGGTCTCTCTGCACCACAACGGTATCAATGGTATCCTCGCAGATGAAATG GGTCTCGGTAAAACTTTACAAACTGTCTCCTTCATCGGATATCTCAAATTCCACCAAGGTATCCCCGGACCTCACCTCATCATTGTCCCCAAATCTACACTAGACAACTGGGCCAGAGAAGTTGCCAAATGGGTCCCAGGATTCAATGTCGTTGTGCTTCAAGGCaccaaggaagaacgaGCCGAACTCATCGCAAGGCGTATTCTTACGCAAGACTTTGACGTTCTCATCACTTCATATGAAATGTGTCTTCGAGAAAAATCTACTCTCAAGCGATTTAGCTGGGAGTATATTATCATTGACGAAGCTCATCGTATCAAGAATGTCGActcgcttctttctcaaatTATTAGGACGTTTGTCAGTCGTGGAAGGTTATTAATCACTGGAACACCACTGCAAAACAACTTGCAAGAGCTGTGGGCCTTGTTAAACTTTATCTTGCCCGACGTCTTCTCGTCCAG TGAGGACTTTGATGCTTGGTTCAAGACCAAGGACGAAGCCGATCCCGATGCCGTTGTCAAGCAACTCCACAAAGTCCTCCGACCCTTCTTGCTTCGACGAGTCAAAGCCGATGTTGAACACTCTCTCTTaccaaagaaggagattaaTCTTTATGTTGGTATGACTGAGATGCAGAGGAAATGGTACAAGAGTcttttggagaaggataTCGATGCTGTCAACGGTATGACTGGTAAAAAGGAGGGCAAGACGAGGTTGCTCAATATTGTTATGCAACTCCGAAAATGTTGTAACCACCCCTACC TCTTTGATGGCGCCGAGCCCGGACCGCCTTTCACCACTGATCAGCATCTTGTTGACAATGCCGGTAAAATGCTCATTCTTGACAAGCTTCTGAAATCCATGAAAGCAAAGGGTTCTCGCgttctcatcttttctcaaaTGAGTAGAATGTTGGACATCTTGGAGGATTACTGTCAATTCCGTGGACACC AATACTGTCGTATTGATGGTGGGACCGCTCATGAGGACCGAATCGCTGCGATTGACGAATACAACGCCCCGGGGAGCGAGAAATTCGTATTCCTCCTTACTACTCGAGCTGGTGGTTTGGGTATCAACCTTGTTACAGCCGATATTGTCGTTCTCTTTGATTCAGACTG GAACCCTCAAGCCGATTTGCAAGCTATGGACCGAGCTCACCGTATCGGTCAGACCAAGCAAGTCTACGTCTTTAGGTTCATCACGCAGGATGCTGTGGAGGAACGTATCCTTGAACGAGCGACGCAGAAGCTCAAGCTGGATCAGCTTGTTATCCAGGAGGGTAGAGCACAGCAAAATGCTAAAG TGGCCCAGAACAAGGATGATTTGCTTGACATGATTCAGCACGGCGCGGAGAAGATTATCAACAACAAGGAAAG CATGTTGATTGATGACGATATTGATGAAATTATTcgacgaggagaggaaaagacaaaggaGATTAACAGCAAATATGCCGGCCTTGACCTTGACGCTTTGAACAACTTCAAGTCTGAAAGTCTGGTAAACACCTGGGAAGGTGAGGACTATGGCAACAGG CAACAAAAACGTCCCCTTCTTTGGATTGAGCCCTCCAAACGAGAGCGAAAGACGAATTACTCTGTGGACCAATACTACCGAGACTCTCTCAAGACCGGAGGGCCCAAAGCGGACAAGCCCAAGGTTGCTCGTGCTCCCAAGCAGGTTGTCGTCAATGACTTCCAGTTCTACCCTCCTCGTCTTGCAGAACTACAGAACAAGGAAACTGACTGGCACAGGAAGAGTATCAACTACCAAGTGCCTGTGAGGGAacctgaagaaggagagacaCTAGAACAAGTGGAAGCTGAgcaaaaggaggaacaggaaAGGATCGACAATGCTGTTCCCctttcggaagaagaagttgcaGAAAAGGAGACTCTTGTCGGTGAAGGTTTCCATGACTGGCAGCGAAGGCATTTCCAGTCTTTCATCAGAGCACTGGAGAAGTACGGTCGAGATGATATGGAAAAGGTCGTGACCGATGTCGCGGACCGaacagaggatgaggtcAGGGAATATGCCGCTGTCTTTTTCGAAAGATATAAGGAGCTCAAGG ATTGGGAGAGGATCATGGACCGTATCCgagcaggagaagaaaagatcaAGGAACAGCAAGACCGTATCGATGCTCTCCATCGCAAGATCAAAGCTACCCGCTTCCCTCTCCAAGAACTCAAGATTGTCTATGGTCAAAATAAAGGCAAGGCTTATAGCGACGAGGAAGACCGATTCTTGCTTGTGAGAATGCACCACCATGGTATCGATAGGGACGACTGTTACGAATTGATCAAGCGAGATATTGGGGAGTGGCCGCTTTTCAG ATTTGACTGGTTCTTCAAGAGTCGAACTCCGGATGAGCTCAGGCGAAGGGCTCAAACTTTATTGTTATGTATcatgaaggaagatgataaggttgaggatgaaaagaagcctatcaagggcaag AAACGTCCCATTGACGAACTTAAATCCGGTCCGGGTTCAAGAGACACCACACCAAGTGCAGCTGGATCAAAGGGaagcaagaaaaagaaggtgtAG
- a CDS encoding cytochrome b5, with translation MAAPAPPVAADPARTADPSAYSGESTQEKKLLYTFETLAQHNTREELWMLLHDKVYDVTAFMDEHPGGDEVLLEEAGRDATEAFEDVGHSDEARDMLKKMYLGEFQGEKKGKAKKGSSSTGTSSSSSSGFPTWTIPLALFVAFLAWRLLFA, from the exons ATGGCTGCCCCCGCTCCCCCCGTCGCTGCCGATCCCGCCAGGACCGCTGACCCCTCCGCCTACTCTGGTGAATCCACGCAGGAGAAAAAGCTGCTCTACACATTCGAGACCCTTGCTCAGCACAACACAAGGGAAGAGCTCTGGATGCTGCTGCATGACAAGGTCTATGACGTTACTGCTTTCATGGACGAG CATCCCGGTGGTGATGAAGTTttgcttgaagaagctg GACGGGACGCGACAGAGGCCTTTGAGGATGTCGGACACTCTGACGAGGCGAGGGATatgctgaagaagatgtatTTGGGAGAGTTCCAGGGAGAG aagaagggcaaggcgaagaagggttcAAGCAGTACCGGCACTTCtagctcatcatcttctgg TTTCCCCACTTGGACAATCCCTCTCGCCTTGTTCGTCGCGTTCCTTGCTTGGCGTCTCCTTTTCGCCTAA
- a CDS encoding mitochondrial outer membrane protein: protein MYEPFSPNLTFTEGFVLGQASFLIILLLFIRYVVFSPSEQIDHEGWRKRRAERADLLSSHTPPPLSVLLSKTSYDMSIHPPESSDWVNVLLAQILQGYRNDLLSEGGEEGARQRIEGWLNPKGERLSWLDPIDVTSLSLGTSYPLLSNARIRPADGQGRLRAEIDVDYLDSLSMTLSTAVLINFPKPRFAVLPVTLGVELVSVGGTMSVQLHEPIEDRQHIHANLLPDFHLNLKVTSLLGSRAKLQDIPKLEQLIVSRLRNLIQDRLVHPNHISLALPRILSPSVSSTPILEGLGEGAVDAIKDAVSDGVKRMVEDFMGENPIEGALNEQGEGQWVDENYPPTPLVQPPGTFPTFSESSRQSLPPSRPQSTTQGQPQLFYRRPLIHPAQTYHHYNTYTLDPQIPHSVSYRHPPRESHIHNPPQTPVPQRLSHGQGRMSTASSLTPSQSQSQFRFRGQFASSMNPGQVGTSR from the exons ATGTACGaacccttctctcccaatTTAACCTTCACGGAAGGCTTTGTTCTTGGCCAGGcgtccttcctcatcatcctcctaCTGTTTATTCGCTATGTTGTATTCTCTCCCAGTGAGCAGATAGACCATGAAGGCTGGCGCAAACGACGTGCCGAGCGGGCAGAT CTCCTCTCTAGTCATACACCCCCTCCACTATCAGTCCTCCTTTCCAAGACATCATATGATATGTCTATCCATCCCCCCGAATCCTCCGACTGGGTAAATGTCTTGCTAGCTCAAATCTTGCAAGGTTATCGGAACGACCTTCTTTCAgaaggcggagaagaaggcgcaAGGCAGAGAATAGAAGGATGGCTGAATCCCAAGGGGGAACGCCTAAGCTGGCTTGATCCAATAGATGTCACCTCATTGTCATTAGGGACTTCCTATCCGCTCCTGTCAAATGCTAGAATAAGACCGGCAGATGGACAAGGTCGCTTG CGCGCAGAAATTGATGTTGACTATCTGGATTCTTTAAGCATGACACTCTCCACGGCTGTTTTGATCAACTTTCCAAAGCCGCGTTTCGCAGTCTTGCCCGTCACATTGGGCGTCGAACTCGTATCTGTCGGCGGTACT ATGAGTGTGCAACTTCATGAACCGATAGAGGACCGACAACATATTCATGCAAACTTATTACCCgacttccatctcaacctGAAAGTCACAAGTCTCCTTGGAAGTCGAGCAAAGTTACAAG ATATACCCAAACTTGAGCAGCTTATTGTCTCTCGTCTTCGAAACCTTATTCAAGATCGTTTGGTGCACCCGAACCATATCTCACTTGCTCTCCCTCGCATACTTTCACCGTCAGTTTCTTCTACTCCGATTTTGGAAGGTTTAGGTGAAGGCGCAGTCGATGCAATAAAGGACGCAGTTAGTGATGGAGTAAAAAGGATGGTGGAAGATTTCATGGGCGAAAATCCCATAGAAGGGGCCTTGAACGAGCAAGGCGAAGGGCAGTGGGTAGATGAAAATTACCCCCCAACGCCCCTCGTTCAGCCTCCTGGTACCTTCCCTACTTTCTCAGAGTCGTCTCggcaatctcttcctccttctcggccCCAAAGTACTACGCAAGGCCAGCCCCAGCTATTCTACCGACGCCCTCTAATCCACCCGGCGCAAACTTACCATCACTATAATACCTATACTTTAGATCCACAAATTCCCCATTCCGTCTCTTAccgtcatcctcctcgagaATCTCATATTCACAACCCACCACAGACGCCCGTGCCCCAACGACTATCTCACGGACAGGGACGCATGTCGACAGCGTCTAGTCTAACGCCAAGCCAGAGCCAGAGCCAGTTCAGGTTCAGGGGACAGTTTGCTTCGAGTATGAACCCTGGCCAGGTAGGTACGAGTCGTTAA